The proteins below are encoded in one region of bacterium:
- a CDS encoding 50S ribosome-binding GTPase translates to MDRSATLRRARDLLAPRRERLPAAARAVDLLERDLLPRSAGGDAYLVVGIVGPNNAGKSALFNALVGRSLSPSLPTGGATRRLVGAAHPALLARLRDEPTLARFRLQPFPNDVADAPLQPTADPAALLLATEAALPQGLLLIDTPDFDSVLEDNRIASESLLAVADLVVAVVTRHSYQNLAVVRFLERWLRHGRPWMLVYNEAGDAAVAAAHAAKLAADVGTPPLAAFWAPHSLAVQRGEAPLDPAPLAGPEPGRPLQALLFDVAAIAEVKTRALDAALARLRDAVGETAAALDDDARRAGAVLQAAEARAIEAGMRVAAAAMPARPFVDAFRTVLDRRSNPLSRSWRTTLRHIRLGLESLPRRLRGDRPHPEQAAGTLVAIERDELAAAWPLYWEELVRDLGAEARHPARQTATPAVRARLDADLAEGRRSAAFDEGVGALAMRDAEVAEFQRACEHLVERAIEDRGFELDIQAAADLATLVPIALAAAVIVNTGGLGSDLAAVGGGAVGTFLFEKYAHVLGRGIMADARRRWTEVRGRQLAHSLVDAALTTTAPYVRAGIADDTALAARLRELAI, encoded by the coding sequence GCTCGGCGGGGGGCGATGCCTATCTGGTGGTCGGCATCGTCGGCCCCAACAACGCCGGCAAATCGGCGCTGTTCAACGCCCTCGTCGGCCGCTCGCTGAGCCCGTCGCTGCCCACCGGCGGCGCCACCAGGCGGCTGGTCGGCGCCGCCCACCCGGCGCTGCTGGCGCGGCTGCGCGACGAGCCCACCCTGGCCCGTTTTCGCCTGCAACCGTTCCCGAACGACGTCGCCGACGCGCCGCTGCAGCCCACCGCGGATCCCGCCGCGCTGCTCCTCGCCACGGAGGCGGCGCTGCCCCAGGGCCTGCTGCTGATCGACACGCCGGACTTCGACAGCGTGCTCGAGGACAACCGCATCGCCAGCGAATCGCTGCTGGCCGTCGCCGATCTCGTGGTCGCGGTGGTCACCCGGCACTCCTACCAGAACCTCGCCGTCGTCCGCTTCCTCGAACGCTGGCTGCGGCACGGCCGGCCGTGGATGCTGGTGTACAACGAAGCCGGCGACGCCGCGGTCGCGGCCGCCCACGCCGCCAAGCTCGCCGCCGACGTCGGCACGCCGCCGCTCGCCGCCTTTTGGGCGCCGCACAGCCTGGCGGTGCAACGCGGCGAGGCGCCCCTGGATCCGGCGCCGCTCGCCGGACCGGAGCCGGGGCGGCCGTTGCAGGCGCTGCTGTTCGACGTCGCCGCCATCGCCGAGGTGAAGACGCGCGCCCTCGACGCCGCCCTCGCCCGCCTGCGCGACGCGGTCGGCGAGACCGCGGCCGCGCTGGACGACGACGCGCGACGCGCCGGCGCCGTGCTGCAGGCGGCCGAGGCGCGCGCCATCGAGGCGGGGATGCGGGTCGCCGCCGCCGCCATGCCGGCGCGCCCCTTCGTCGACGCCTTCCGCACCGTGCTCGACCGCCGCAGCAACCCGCTCAGCCGCAGTTGGCGCACCACCCTGCGCCACATCCGCCTCGGCCTCGAGAGCCTGCCGCGCCGCCTGCGCGGCGATCGCCCGCACCCGGAGCAGGCGGCCGGCACGCTGGTCGCGATCGAACGCGACGAGCTCGCCGCCGCCTGGCCGCTCTACTGGGAGGAGCTGGTGCGCGACCTCGGCGCCGAGGCGCGCCACCCGGCGCGGCAGACGGCGACGCCGGCGGTGCGGGCGCGCCTCGACGCCGACCTCGCGGAGGGGCGCCGTTCCGCCGCCTTCGACGAAGGCGTCGGCGCGCTGGCGATGCGCGACGCCGAGGTCGCCGAGTTCCAGCGCGCCTGCGAGCACCTGGTCGAGCGCGCCATCGAGGACCGCGGCTTCGAGCTCGACATCCAGGCCGCCGCCGACCTCGCCACCCTGGTGCCGATCGCGCTCGCCGCGGCGGTGATCGTCAACACCGGCGGTCTCGGCTCCGACCTCGCCGCCGTGGGCGGCGGCGCCGTCGGCACCTTCCTGTTCGAGAAGTACGCGCACGTGCTCGGCCGCGGCATCATGGCCGACGCGCGGCGGCGCTGGACGGAGGTGCGCGGCCGCCAACTGGCGCACAGCCTGGTGGATGCCGCGCTGACCACCACCGCGCCGTACGTCCGCGCCGGCATCGCCGACGACACGGCCCTGGCGGCGCGGCTGCGGGAGCTGGCGATTTGA
- a CDS encoding 50S ribosome-binding GTPase gives MTDLGVKLESLRRHLHAQVEVVAGLRAVRDRRPELDALLADLDRQIARVQRAAVITLVGATGAGKSTLLNALAGRPIALEGVDRPTTRQPVIYAPLDADVDELAADATVVRYDAAGGPWTAQVLVDAPDLNSIDAAHRATVTALAERSDVLVVVLHRQSVLEAASVSFVDAFAGRRHLLFALNRADELTPEARDALLAQVRRLAADRWHAAAAPVLALSARAAQTQPRAEGWAAFCDALRELARDHAIGGVRRLNALGTAARLGGLFAAAAADAAADLAALPVDAAAGLDALGERCAADVAERLALRRADLRLLLWGEAARRWDGPGGWALRSGGLSGLGLGAGAAIAARHPLLAAGTAAGALAADQVQRVLREQRVGDAAALLPSEGEFTAWFTAALSPARVRVARLAGAPDALGLPSPDAARAVAGSAVEDAWARLVQRELPAAAERSALRYLRWLLDLPVYALGVWVLFQVARGFIDGAYVGFDFLVNAALLLAAYLFAVRFAVRRGLAWRARRLLDDVILRTRRALGTQADATRTAVQAAVALQQATLQELSALDANWRAALSA, from the coding sequence ATGACCGACCTGGGCGTGAAGCTCGAATCCCTGCGCCGCCACCTCCACGCGCAGGTGGAGGTCGTGGCAGGGCTGCGCGCGGTGCGCGATCGGCGGCCCGAGCTGGACGCTCTGCTCGCCGATCTCGATCGCCAGATCGCGCGCGTCCAGCGCGCCGCCGTGATCACGCTGGTGGGCGCCACCGGCGCCGGCAAGTCGACGCTGCTCAACGCGCTGGCGGGACGACCCATCGCGCTCGAAGGCGTCGACCGGCCGACGACCCGCCAGCCGGTGATCTACGCGCCGCTCGACGCCGACGTCGACGAGCTCGCCGCCGACGCCACGGTGGTGCGCTACGACGCCGCCGGTGGACCGTGGACGGCGCAGGTGCTGGTCGACGCGCCGGACCTGAACAGCATCGACGCCGCGCATCGCGCCACCGTCACCGCGCTCGCCGAACGCAGCGACGTCCTGGTGGTCGTCCTGCACCGCCAGTCGGTGCTCGAAGCCGCGTCGGTGTCGTTCGTCGACGCCTTCGCCGGCCGCCGCCACCTGTTGTTCGCCCTCAACCGCGCCGACGAGCTGACGCCCGAGGCGCGCGACGCCCTGCTCGCCCAGGTGCGGCGGCTCGCCGCCGACCGCTGGCACGCCGCCGCCGCGCCGGTGCTGGCGCTCAGCGCCCGCGCGGCGCAGACGCAGCCGCGCGCCGAGGGCTGGGCCGCGTTCTGCGACGCGCTGCGGGAGCTGGCGCGCGACCATGCCATCGGCGGCGTGCGCCGGCTCAACGCCCTCGGCACGGCGGCGCGGCTCGGCGGCCTGTTCGCCGCCGCCGCCGCCGACGCCGCCGCGGATCTGGCCGCGCTGCCGGTCGACGCCGCCGCCGGGCTCGACGCCCTCGGCGAGCGCTGCGCCGCCGACGTCGCCGAGCGCCTGGCGCTGCGCCGCGCCGATCTCCGCCTGCTGCTGTGGGGCGAAGCGGCGCGGCGCTGGGACGGACCCGGCGGCTGGGCCCTGCGCAGCGGCGGCCTCAGCGGGTTGGGACTGGGCGCCGGCGCGGCGATCGCGGCGCGCCATCCGCTGCTCGCCGCCGGCACCGCCGCCGGCGCGCTGGCCGCGGATCAGGTGCAGCGCGTGCTGCGCGAGCAACGCGTCGGCGACGCGGCGGCGCTGCTGCCGAGCGAGGGCGAATTCACGGCCTGGTTCACCGCGGCGTTGTCGCCGGCGCGGGTGCGGGTCGCCCGCCTCGCCGGCGCGCCCGACGCGCTCGGCCTGCCCAGCCCCGACGCCGCGCGCGCCGTCGCCGGCAGCGCCGTCGAAGACGCCTGGGCGCGCCTCGTCCAGCGCGAGCTGCCCGCCGCCGCGGAGCGCAGCGCGCTGCGCTACCTGCGTTGGCTGCTCGACCTGCCGGTGTACGCGCTCGGCGTCTGGGTGCTCTTCCAGGTGGCGCGGGGATTCATCGACGGCGCCTATGTCGGCTTCGATTTTCTCGTCAACGCGGCGCTGCTCCTCGCCGCGTACCTGTTCGCCGTCCGCTTCGCCGTCCGGCGCGGCCTCGCCTGGCGCGCCCGCCGCCTGCTCGACGACGTCATCCTCCGCACCCGCCGCGCCCTCGGCACCCAGGCCGATGCCACCCGCACCGCCGTGCAGGCGGCCGTCGCGCTGCAACAGGCGACGTTGCAGGAGCTGAGCGCCCTCGATGCCAACTGGCGCGCCGCCCTGAGCGCCTGA
- a CDS encoding transposase has protein sequence MAAIAPGGRMAAEATMRSRRTPAHPSPIERIGRPVILLVTVCTDRRRPLLANHEAAAILCDAWRRAASWAVGRYVLMPDHVHLFCAPRDDVAVVAWVRFWKAMATRRWRADVARPLWQRDCWDTQLRSDAGYDEKWRYVRWNPVRHGLVEHPARWPFQGEMTSLEWW, from the coding sequence ATGGCGGCGATTGCGCCCGGGGGCCGGATGGCGGCAGAGGCGACCATGAGGTCGCGGCGAACGCCGGCGCATCCGTCGCCGATTGAACGGATTGGCAGGCCGGTCATCCTGCTCGTGACGGTCTGCACGGATCGTCGCCGGCCGCTCCTGGCGAATCACGAAGCCGCGGCGATCCTGTGCGACGCGTGGCGTCGCGCCGCGAGCTGGGCGGTCGGACGCTACGTCCTGATGCCCGATCACGTGCACCTGTTCTGCGCGCCGCGCGACGATGTCGCGGTCGTGGCCTGGGTGCGGTTCTGGAAGGCGATGGCGACGCGCCGATGGCGGGCTGACGTCGCCCGCCCGCTCTGGCAGCGCGACTGCTGGGACACCCAGCTCCGTTCGGATGCCGGCTACGACGAGAAATGGCGGTACGTGCGCTGGAACCCCGTCCGGCACGGGTTGGTCGAACATCCAGCGCGCTGGCCCTTCCAGGGCGAGATGACGTCGCTGGAGTGGTGGTAG
- a CDS encoding amidohydrolase family protein, whose translation MADLVIRGGTVVDGTGAPPREADVVIDGDRITAIGRHDGSAGEVIDAKGLLVTPGFVDIHTHLDAQITWDPLGVPSCLHGVTSVVVGNCGVGFAPCKPSDREYLMYLMEGVEDVPAAALRAGLRWTWETFPEYLDALARQPLGLNVGAHISHAPLRVWAMGERGATDAEPNEAELAAMREAVAEALRAGALGFATGRTTMHRTPSWDPVPGTFASRRELAALGGALAEEGRGVFELVPYGGAGEDARGVASEFEWMTPLGRDIHRPISLALIQNLAYPDGWREALALAEQATRQGARIVPQTAVRAVGVLMGFGIAINPLALYPAAAELIGLDRAAAVARLRDPAVRGQLLDSVREHSGDILGGMARLEHVFPLTGDGVRGYETTPERSLVALARAQGVAPLALLLDLIVAHEGRNFFLVPLFNPDLEAAGAMLAHPLTTIGLGDAGAHTTQTSDASYATFALAYWVRERRLMPLERMVHKLTAQLATLWGIADRGVLRPGAHADLNVIDFDRLDLRLPEVRHDLPAGAAALVQDATGYVATIVNGTVLMRDGQHTGAYPGVVLRG comes from the coding sequence ATGGCTGATCTCGTCATTCGCGGCGGTACGGTCGTGGACGGCACCGGCGCGCCGCCGCGCGAAGCGGACGTCGTGATCGACGGCGACCGCATCACCGCCATCGGCCGGCACGACGGCAGCGCCGGCGAGGTGATCGACGCCAAGGGCCTGCTGGTGACCCCCGGCTTCGTCGACATCCACACCCACCTCGACGCCCAGATCACCTGGGACCCGCTCGGCGTCCCCTCGTGCCTGCACGGCGTCACGTCGGTGGTGGTCGGGAACTGCGGCGTCGGCTTCGCGCCCTGCAAGCCGAGCGACCGCGAATACCTGATGTACCTCATGGAGGGCGTCGAGGACGTGCCCGCCGCCGCGCTGCGGGCCGGCCTGCGCTGGACCTGGGAGACCTTCCCCGAGTACCTCGACGCCCTGGCGCGGCAGCCGCTCGGGCTGAACGTCGGCGCCCACATCAGCCACGCGCCGCTGCGCGTCTGGGCGATGGGCGAGCGCGGCGCCACCGACGCCGAGCCGAACGAGGCCGAGCTGGCGGCGATGCGCGAGGCGGTCGCCGAGGCGCTGCGCGCCGGCGCCCTCGGCTTCGCCACCGGGCGCACGACGATGCACCGCACCCCGTCGTGGGACCCGGTGCCCGGCACCTTCGCCAGCCGGCGCGAGCTGGCGGCCCTCGGCGGCGCCCTCGCCGAGGAGGGCCGTGGCGTCTTCGAGCTCGTGCCCTACGGCGGCGCCGGCGAGGACGCGCGCGGCGTGGCGAGCGAGTTCGAGTGGATGACGCCGCTGGGGCGCGACATCCACCGGCCGATCAGCCTGGCGCTGATCCAGAACCTCGCCTATCCCGACGGCTGGCGCGAAGCCCTCGCGCTCGCCGAGCAGGCGACGCGGCAGGGCGCCCGCATCGTGCCGCAGACGGCGGTGCGCGCGGTCGGCGTGCTGATGGGCTTCGGCATCGCCATCAATCCGCTGGCGCTCTACCCGGCGGCCGCCGAGCTGATCGGGCTCGACCGCGCGGCGGCGGTGGCGCGCCTGCGCGACCCCGCGGTGCGCGGCCAGCTCCTCGACAGCGTCCGCGAGCACAGCGGCGACATCCTCGGCGGCATGGCGCGCCTCGAGCACGTCTTCCCGCTCACCGGCGACGGCGTCCGCGGCTACGAGACGACACCCGAACGCAGCCTGGTCGCCCTGGCGCGGGCGCAGGGCGTCGCGCCGCTGGCGCTGCTGCTCGATCTCATCGTCGCCCACGAGGGCCGCAACTTCTTCCTCGTGCCGCTCTTCAATCCCGACCTCGAGGCCGCCGGCGCGATGCTGGCGCACCCGCTCACCACCATCGGCCTCGGCGACGCCGGCGCCCACACGACGCAGACCTCCGACGCCAGCTACGCGACGTTCGCCCTCGCCTACTGGGTGCGCGAGCGCCGGCTGATGCCGCTCGAGCGCATGGTGCACAAGCTGACCGCGCAGCTCGCGACGCTGTGGGGCATCGCCGACCGCGGCGTGCTGCGCCCGGGCGCCCACGCCGACCTCAACGTGATCGACTTCGACCGCCTCGACCTCCGCCTGCCCGAGGTCCGCCACGACCTCCCGGCCGGCGCCGCCGCCCTCGTCCAGGACGCCACCGGCTACGTCGCCACCATCGTCAACGGCACCGTGCTGATGCGCGACGGCCAGCACACGGGGGCGTACCCGGGGGTGGTGCTGAGAGGATGA
- a CDS encoding YkgJ family cysteine cluster protein: MNLCNQCGACCRTIALDQSPEEVRALGTLTAVLGIPSDHTFAAAHWRPLTRREALAANPFYVARLPETKHFYACDQLAADGRCLAHATRPLVCRGYPWYDQPVRDMPLPDPLCGYVYEQVRDFVIRRDDL; the protein is encoded by the coding sequence ATGAACCTCTGCAACCAGTGCGGCGCCTGCTGCCGCACCATCGCGCTCGATCAGTCGCCGGAGGAGGTGCGGGCGCTGGGGACGCTGACGGCGGTGCTGGGCATCCCCTCCGACCACACCTTCGCGGCCGCCCACTGGCGGCCGCTGACGCGCCGGGAGGCGCTGGCGGCGAACCCGTTCTACGTCGCGCGCCTGCCGGAGACGAAGCACTTCTACGCCTGCGACCAGCTCGCCGCCGACGGCCGCTGCCTGGCGCACGCGACGCGCCCGCTGGTCTGCCGCGGCTACCCCTGGTACGACCAGCCGGTGCGCGACATGCCGCTCCCCGATCCGCTGTGCGGCTACGTCTACGAGCAGGTCCGCGACTTCGTCATCCGGCGCGACGATCTGTGA
- a CDS encoding lipid-transfer protein — protein MAERVFVIGVGMTDFVKPSTRPDWDYPDMVREAGTQALRDAGVTYDRIQHVAAGYCFGDTTAGQRAVYELGHTGVPVVNVNNACATGSTALLVARNAVAAGMADCALAVGFEKVGGKYVPYTDRAYPLDRHMAAMTARHGSHDALITAQMFGNAGREHMQRYGTRAESFARVAVKNHRHSVNNPRAQFRKAFSLEEVMASPALYPPLTLLQSCPTSSGAAAAVVASERFVREHGLAGRAVEIAAQAMATDFGSTFSDGDIAMVGADLTRAVARRAYEQSGLGPENVDVIELHDCFSTNELITYEGLGLCAPGEGAELIDSGATTYGGRWVVNPSGGLISKGHPIGATGLGQCAELVWQLRGEAEARQVPGARVGLQHNLGLGGAAVVTIYRRD, from the coding sequence ATGGCAGAGCGCGTATTCGTCATCGGCGTCGGCATGACCGACTTCGTGAAGCCGTCGACGCGGCCCGACTGGGATTATCCGGACATGGTGCGCGAGGCGGGGACGCAGGCGCTGCGCGACGCCGGCGTGACCTATGACCGCATCCAGCACGTCGCGGCGGGATACTGCTTCGGCGACACCACCGCCGGACAGCGCGCCGTCTACGAGCTGGGCCACACCGGCGTGCCGGTGGTGAACGTCAACAACGCCTGCGCCACCGGCTCGACGGCGCTGCTGGTGGCGCGCAACGCCGTCGCCGCCGGCATGGCGGACTGCGCGCTCGCGGTCGGCTTCGAGAAGGTGGGCGGCAAGTACGTGCCGTACACCGACCGCGCCTACCCGCTCGATCGCCACATGGCGGCGATGACCGCGCGCCACGGCAGCCACGACGCCCTGATCACGGCGCAGATGTTCGGCAACGCCGGCCGCGAGCACATGCAGCGCTACGGCACCCGCGCCGAGTCGTTCGCCCGCGTCGCGGTGAAGAACCACAGGCACTCGGTGAACAATCCGCGCGCCCAGTTTCGCAAGGCGTTCAGCCTCGAGGAGGTGATGGCGTCGCCCGCCCTGTACCCGCCGCTCACCCTGCTGCAGAGCTGCCCGACGTCGAGCGGCGCCGCCGCCGCGGTGGTGGCGAGCGAGCGCTTCGTGCGCGAGCACGGGCTCGCCGGCCGCGCCGTCGAGATCGCCGCCCAGGCCATGGCGACGGACTTCGGCAGCACGTTCTCCGACGGCGACATCGCGATGGTCGGCGCCGACCTGACGCGCGCCGTCGCCCGCCGCGCCTACGAACAGTCCGGCCTCGGGCCCGAGAACGTGGACGTGATCGAGCTGCACGACTGCTTCTCGACCAACGAGCTCATCACCTACGAGGGGCTCGGTCTCTGCGCCCCCGGCGAGGGCGCCGAGCTCATCGACTCCGGCGCCACCACGTACGGCGGCCGTTGGGTGGTCAATCCGAGCGGCGGCCTGATCTCGAAGGGACACCCGATCGGCGCCACCGGCCTCGGCCAGTGCGCCGAGCTGGTGTGGCAGTTGCGCGGCGAAGCCGAGGCCCGCCAGGTGCCGGGCGCCAGGGTCGGCCTGCAGCACAACCTCGGTCTGGGCGGCGCCGCCGTCGTCACCATCTACAGACGGGACTGA
- a CDS encoding thymidine phosphorylase family protein, whose protein sequence is MFRIRPLAIDTLSEHVIFIHEQAVLTGHLGFRPLDRVRVVEAMPAPGVAPRQVVGVLNFCRDAMIAADEIGLSEDAARDLGLPAGAAVHATQSPAPASVDLVRGKLQGRRLDEAAFRAILADVTERRYSKVELSMFVLACALRELDGEEIVAYTRAMIGSGTALDFGPGPIADKHCIGGVPGNRTTMVVVPILAALGLLVPKTSSRAITSPAGTADTMATLAEVSLEPQRLYDVVRGAGACIAWGGALGLAPADDILITVERPMELDTEAQMVASILAKKKTVGATHVLIDIPVGPTAKVRSWHEAARLRELFGVVAEAIGLRLEVVITETRGPIGRGIGPRLEALDVLAVLRREPEAPADLREKSLYLAARLLEMTGTVAATAGYRAAQQALDGGAALQAFERIVATQGARPPLPPALFQQVVPAPADGRVRHIDCWQIARVAKCAGAPANPAAGVRLLRAVGDIVSRGEPLFEIHAQSAAQLEFAVRYAAAQPSLVEFGF, encoded by the coding sequence ATGTTCCGAATCCGGCCGCTTGCCATCGACACGCTCAGCGAGCACGTGATCTTCATTCACGAGCAGGCGGTGCTGACCGGGCACCTCGGCTTCCGGCCGCTCGATCGCGTCCGCGTCGTCGAGGCCATGCCGGCGCCGGGCGTCGCGCCCCGGCAGGTGGTCGGCGTGCTCAACTTCTGCCGCGACGCGATGATCGCCGCCGACGAGATCGGCCTCTCCGAGGACGCGGCGCGCGACCTCGGCCTGCCGGCCGGCGCCGCCGTCCACGCGACGCAGTCGCCGGCGCCGGCCAGCGTCGACCTGGTGCGCGGCAAGCTGCAGGGACGCCGTCTCGACGAAGCGGCGTTCCGCGCCATCCTCGCCGACGTCACCGAGCGCCGCTATTCGAAGGTCGAGCTGTCGATGTTCGTTCTCGCCTGCGCCCTGCGCGAGCTCGATGGCGAGGAGATCGTCGCCTACACGCGCGCCATGATCGGCAGCGGCACGGCGCTCGATTTCGGGCCCGGGCCGATCGCCGACAAGCACTGCATCGGCGGCGTGCCCGGCAACCGCACCACCATGGTGGTGGTGCCGATCCTCGCCGCGCTCGGCCTGCTGGTGCCGAAGACCTCGTCGCGGGCGATCACCAGCCCGGCCGGCACGGCCGACACCATGGCGACGCTGGCCGAGGTGTCGCTGGAGCCGCAGCGCCTGTACGACGTGGTGCGCGGCGCCGGCGCCTGCATCGCCTGGGGCGGCGCCCTCGGGCTGGCGCCGGCCGACGACATCCTCATCACCGTCGAGCGGCCGATGGAGCTCGACACCGAGGCGCAGATGGTCGCCTCCATCCTGGCGAAGAAGAAGACGGTCGGCGCGACGCACGTGCTGATCGACATCCCCGTCGGTCCGACCGCCAAGGTGCGGAGCTGGCACGAGGCGGCGCGCCTGCGCGAGCTGTTCGGCGTCGTCGCCGAGGCGATCGGGCTGCGCCTCGAGGTGGTCATCACCGAGACGCGCGGCCCGATCGGCCGCGGCATCGGCCCGCGCCTGGAGGCGCTCGACGTTTTGGCGGTGCTGCGGCGCGAGCCAGAGGCGCCCGCCGACCTGCGCGAGAAGTCGCTCTACCTGGCGGCCCGCCTGCTCGAGATGACCGGCACCGTTGCGGCCACGGCCGGCTACCGCGCCGCCCAGCAGGCGCTCGACGGCGGCGCCGCGCTGCAGGCCTTCGAGCGCATCGTCGCCACCCAGGGGGCGCGTCCGCCGCTGCCGCCGGCGCTCTTCCAGCAGGTGGTGCCGGCGCCCGCCGACGGGCGGGTGCGCCACATCGACTGCTGGCAGATCGCCCGCGTCGCCAAGTGCGCCGGCGCCCCGGCCAATCCGGCCGCCGGCGTCCGCCTCCTGCGCGCCGTCGGCGACATCGTCAGCCGCGGTGAGCCGCTGTTCGAGATCCATGCCCAGAGCGCGGCCCAGCTCGAGTTCGCGGTGCGCTACGCCGCGGCGCAGCCCAGCCTGGTGGAGTTCGGGTTCTGA
- a CDS encoding ribose-phosphate diphosphokinase produces the protein MRQRLPRAQEGRGMIHAFADSLALARHLAARLRRPLRPVALSHFPDGESLVRVAHRRGADAVLVRSLHDPNAKLVEVILAADALRHAGARRLTLVAPYLPYMRQDRVFAAGEPVSQRIVGALLGGLFERVLTVEAHLHRVRRLSEVIPGAARSLPAAPALAAWVAAAAPGALLVGPDAESAPWVRAVARRAGVAWVVGEKERLGARRVRLTLPPLPACRRAVVIDDIASSGATLAAAARALRRAGVARIDVAVVHAIFAAGALRRIRAAGVRRIVSCDTIPHPTNAIPTAPLLAAALR, from the coding sequence ATGCGCCAGAGATTGCCGCGTGCGCAGGAGGGGCGAGGGATGATCCACGCGTTCGCCGATTCGCTCGCCCTGGCGCGCCACCTGGCGGCGCGGCTGCGCCGGCCGCTGCGGCCGGTGGCGCTCAGCCACTTCCCGGACGGCGAGAGCCTGGTGCGCGTCGCCCATCGCCGCGGCGCCGATGCGGTGCTCGTGCGCTCGCTGCACGACCCGAACGCCAAGCTGGTCGAGGTCATCCTCGCCGCCGATGCGCTGCGCCACGCCGGCGCCCGCCGCCTCACGCTGGTCGCGCCCTACCTGCCGTACATGCGGCAGGATCGCGTGTTCGCCGCCGGCGAGCCGGTGTCGCAGCGCATCGTCGGCGCCCTGCTCGGCGGCCTCTTCGAGCGCGTGCTGACCGTCGAGGCGCACCTGCACCGCGTCCGCCGCCTGTCGGAGGTGATCCCCGGCGCCGCGCGCTCGCTGCCGGCGGCGCCCGCCCTCGCCGCGTGGGTGGCCGCCGCGGCGCCCGGGGCGCTGCTCGTCGGGCCGGACGCCGAATCGGCGCCGTGGGTGCGCGCCGTCGCCCGCCGCGCCGGCGTCGCCTGGGTGGTCGGCGAGAAGGAGCGGCTCGGCGCCCGCCGCGTCCGCCTCACCCTGCCGCCGCTGCCGGCCTGCCGCCGCGCGGTGGTGATCGACGACATCGCCAGCAGCGGCGCCACCCTCGCCGCCGCCGCCCGCGCCCTGCGCCGCGCCGGCGTGGCGCGCATCGACGTCGCCGTCGTCCACGCCATCTTCGCCGCCGGCGCCCTGCGCCGCATCCGCGCCGCCGGGGTGCGGCGGATCGTCTCCTGCGACACCATCCCGCATCCGACCAACGCCATCCCGACCGCGCCGCTGCTCGCCGCCGCGCTGCGCTGA